From Pigmentibacter ruber, a single genomic window includes:
- the nadB gene encoding L-aspartate oxidase, translated as MVKKASIAVGKNIEFDFLIIGGGVAGASAALKLSQLGKVALVSKESLFECNTRWAQGGIASVLSEQDSYEAHTQDTIAAGGGLCHEATVRKVVAAGPAAIKELIEMGVPFTPKDPNSQIDFEYHLTQEGAHSARRIIHADDMTGAALQKTLVEQVAKNSNIHLFEFHTAIDLIVTDKICPDFSRNRVLGAYIINDKENIISAFLAKATILATGGHGKLYLYTTNPDVAAGDGVAMAWRAGARVANLEFMQFHPTCLFHPNAKNFLISEALRGEGAILKSKSGKRFMENEHPLKELAPRDIVARAIDSEIKRTGEPYVLLDISHKNPEFIQQHFPGIYAKCLSLGIDITKEPIPVVPAAHYSCGGIVTDLRGRTGIKALWAIGEVACTGLHGANRLASNSLLEGLVFAQFVYDDLKVLWPDLQNYRLPEVPPWKIGKACEPDEMVVISQLWDEIRRTMWNYVSIVRTEKRLARAAARIDQICQEIETYYWNIIPSRSLVEVRNLAVVAQLTVKCARMRKESRGIHYSLDYPYTDDVNYKKDTVVLS; from the coding sequence ATGGTGAAAAAAGCGTCTATTGCTGTAGGAAAAAATATTGAATTTGATTTTTTAATTATTGGTGGAGGAGTTGCTGGTGCTTCTGCCGCCTTAAAACTGAGTCAATTAGGAAAAGTAGCTCTAGTTTCAAAAGAATCTCTATTTGAATGTAATACACGTTGGGCTCAAGGAGGAATAGCCTCTGTATTAAGTGAACAAGATAGTTATGAAGCACATACTCAAGATACTATAGCAGCAGGTGGTGGTTTATGTCATGAAGCCACAGTAAGAAAAGTTGTTGCTGCAGGCCCAGCAGCAATAAAAGAATTAATAGAAATGGGTGTTCCCTTCACTCCCAAAGATCCCAATAGTCAAATTGATTTTGAGTATCATTTAACACAAGAAGGTGCACATAGCGCAAGAAGAATTATACATGCTGATGACATGACTGGTGCAGCTTTACAAAAGACACTTGTTGAACAAGTGGCAAAAAATAGCAACATTCATTTATTTGAATTTCATACAGCAATTGATCTTATTGTAACTGATAAAATATGCCCTGATTTTTCAAGAAATAGAGTTCTTGGTGCTTACATCATAAATGATAAAGAAAATATAATTTCAGCTTTTTTGGCAAAGGCAACTATATTAGCAACTGGTGGACATGGAAAACTATACTTATATACCACTAATCCCGACGTCGCTGCTGGTGATGGGGTAGCTATGGCTTGGAGAGCTGGTGCGAGGGTAGCTAATCTAGAATTTATGCAATTTCACCCTACTTGTTTATTCCATCCAAATGCAAAAAACTTCTTAATTTCTGAAGCGCTACGCGGGGAAGGGGCCATTTTAAAATCTAAAAGCGGTAAAAGATTTATGGAAAATGAGCATCCATTAAAAGAATTAGCACCCAGAGATATTGTTGCAAGAGCTATTGACTCTGAAATAAAAAGAACTGGCGAACCTTATGTTTTACTAGATATTTCACATAAAAACCCTGAATTTATTCAACAACATTTTCCTGGAATTTATGCAAAGTGCTTAAGTCTAGGGATAGATATTACAAAAGAACCAATTCCTGTCGTTCCTGCAGCACATTATAGTTGCGGAGGAATAGTTACTGATCTACGAGGGAGAACAGGGATCAAAGCACTTTGGGCTATAGGCGAAGTGGCTTGTACTGGATTACATGGTGCAAATCGATTAGCTTCCAACTCTTTACTCGAAGGCCTTGTTTTTGCTCAGTTTGTTTATGATGATCTAAAAGTTCTTTGGCCAGATTTACAAAACTACAGATTACCAGAAGTTCCTCCTTGGAAAATTGGCAAAGCCTGTGAACCTGATGAAATGGTTGTAATAAGTCAACTTTGGGATGAAATTCGGCGAACTATGTGGAACTATGTAAGTATTGTTCGTACTGAAAAGCGACTCGCTCGAGCAGCAGCAAGAATAGATCAAATTTGTCAGGAAATAGAAACGTATTATTGGAATATCATTCCAAGTAGATCCTTAGTAGAAGTAAGAAACTTAGCTGTAGTGGCTCAACTTACAGTTAAATGTGCGCGTATGCGAAAGGAAAGTAGAGGGATCCATTATTCTTTAGATTATCCTTACACAGATGATGTAAATTATAAGAAGGACACTGTTGTTTTAAGTTAA
- the lpoB gene encoding penicillin-binding protein activator LpoB, with protein sequence MLNSKRAIYISPLLLAVSLALSGCASFEGDYGDANQAQIIDDKWNPTDATLTVQKMVKDMSAAPWVQNWREDMQKKSSDRPFVLVDDMENRTSEIIDTKALFEDLRSQILNDGKVRFLDGDARKKILDEYKYQQSGVVKKGHVKGPGNQFGADFFLSGAISSIVSKQGGKSSVQYQIEMKLVNISTGELVWSGIEKIRKNFKRSSVGW encoded by the coding sequence ATGTTAAATTCTAAAAGAGCAATCTATATATCACCTCTTTTATTAGCAGTTTCGCTCGCTTTGTCTGGCTGCGCCTCATTTGAGGGTGACTATGGAGATGCAAATCAAGCGCAAATTATTGATGATAAATGGAATCCTACAGATGCAACATTAACTGTTCAAAAAATGGTAAAAGATATGTCTGCTGCTCCATGGGTACAAAATTGGCGCGAAGATATGCAAAAAAAGTCCTCTGATAGACCGTTTGTGCTTGTTGATGATATGGAAAATAGAACGAGTGAAATAATTGATACTAAAGCATTATTTGAAGATCTGCGCTCCCAAATTTTGAATGATGGAAAAGTCCGTTTCTTAGATGGTGATGCAAGAAAGAAAATTTTGGATGAATACAAATATCAACAATCTGGTGTTGTTAAAAAAGGACATGTAAAAGGTCCAGGAAATCAATTTGGAGCCGACTTTTTCTTATCTGGTGCTATTTCTAGTATTGTATCTAAACAAGGTGGAAAGAGCTCTGTGCAATATCAAATCGAAATGAAATTGGTAAATATTTCTACTGGCGAATTAGTTTGGAGCGGTATTGAAAAAATTAGAAAAAACTTTAAAAGAAGCAGCGTTGGCTGGTGA
- the frr gene encoding ribosome recycling factor, whose amino-acid sequence MDKNQLISKIKEGMEKTISSLQSDLQKVRTGRASASLLDDVRVESYGSLMPLTKIATLATPEARLITVNPFDKSMLSAVEKAILTSGLGLTPNNDGKIIRIPIPALSEDRRKELAKQVKKIGEEAKVAVRHHRQEGNTKAKAFQKEHGWSEDEVKRASDEVQKLTDSYVKKVDELCAQKEKEVLTV is encoded by the coding sequence ATGGATAAAAATCAATTAATAAGTAAAATAAAAGAAGGTATGGAGAAAACAATCTCTTCTTTGCAATCTGACTTACAAAAAGTAAGAACAGGACGTGCATCGGCTTCGTTGCTAGATGATGTACGTGTAGAATCCTATGGTTCTTTAATGCCTTTGACAAAAATTGCTACATTAGCAACTCCAGAAGCAAGATTAATCACAGTAAATCCTTTTGATAAAAGTATGTTATCAGCTGTAGAAAAAGCTATTTTGACATCAGGCTTAGGTTTGACACCAAATAATGATGGTAAAATTATTCGTATACCAATCCCTGCACTTTCAGAAGATCGCCGGAAAGAACTTGCTAAGCAAGTTAAAAAAATTGGTGAAGAGGCTAAAGTAGCAGTCCGTCATCATCGCCAAGAAGGTAACACTAAGGCTAAAGCTTTTCAAAAAGAACATGGATGGTCTGAAGATGAAGTAAAAAGAGCAAGTGATGAAGTCCAAAAATTAACAGATTCTTATGTTAAAAAAGTGGATGAATTATGCGCACAAAAAGAAAAAGAAGTTTTAACAGTTTAA
- a CDS encoding substrate-binding periplasmic protein, whose protein sequence is MYIKTFFIFTFLSLFTLKIYPKNNDIIILTGEYPPYSSQLIPGNGIAVEIVKKVCELANLNCSLQFLPWLRCEYLLENGKAFAAFPYAYSDERKEKYFYSEPIFFADPYIFIYKDKIKISSEISLNEIKKLDLTIGIIRGSFYSEYFQNLKIKFEESSDYSSLLKKLLNNRIDAIVEGIIVLKSEIKSLKLPNLDRIKSIRISDFKNTGNMLIVSKKYPNNQEILEKMNSAIKKLKNNGTIDKIIKKYN, encoded by the coding sequence GTGTATATAAAAACTTTTTTCATATTCACATTTTTATCTCTCTTTACTCTTAAAATTTATCCAAAAAATAATGATATTATTATTCTGACTGGTGAATATCCACCTTATAGTTCTCAGCTAATTCCAGGAAATGGAATTGCTGTAGAAATTGTAAAAAAAGTATGTGAACTTGCAAATTTAAATTGTAGTCTGCAATTTTTACCTTGGTTAAGATGTGAATATTTATTAGAAAATGGGAAAGCTTTTGCAGCTTTTCCTTATGCATACTCTGATGAAAGGAAAGAAAAATATTTTTATAGTGAACCCATTTTTTTTGCAGATCCTTATATTTTTATTTATAAAGATAAAATAAAAATAAGTAGTGAAATTTCATTAAATGAAATTAAAAAGCTTGATTTAACAATAGGAATAATACGTGGAAGTTTTTATTCAGAATATTTTCAAAATTTGAAAATAAAATTTGAAGAATCTAGCGATTATTCTTCTCTCTTAAAAAAACTTCTTAATAATAGAATAGACGCGATTGTTGAAGGAATTATAGTTTTAAAATCTGAGATTAAATCTCTAAAACTTCCTAATTTAGATAGAATAAAAAGTATAAGGATTTCTGATTTTAAAAATACTGGCAATATGTTAATTGTCTCAAAAAAATATCCTAATAATCAAGAAATTCTAGAAAAAATGAACTCAGCTATTAAAAAATTGAAAAATAATGGAACAATTGACAAAATAATTAAAAAATATAATTAA
- the pgtP gene encoding phosphoglycerate transporter protein PgtP — protein sequence MSFVCKILNKFKQPTALPEVIDPKKIDIDYKYWRIRIFYSMYIGYAVYYFTRKSFTFVMPNIASDLQLDKGSLGWIGSVLAISYGISKFVSGILSDRANARYFMAFGLMATGVLNILFGLSSYFWLFVFFWALNGWFQGFGWPPCAKFLSYWYAQSERGRWWGVWNTSHNLGGAIIPIIIVFLANIYGWRYAMMINGFFAILIGIFLANRLRDTPESLGLPSIEKYKNEEKNIINDQNNKSLKEIFFKYIFKNKYIWLLAFAYFFVYIVRIVMNDWTMPYLIEKKGYSNSTTAGTVIAAFEVGGFFGSIVAGWFSDVIFKGGRGYVNFLFALLMGIFIVFFWQLSAGYIWLDTILVGAIGFFVFGPQMLIGIAAVELSHKKAAATSTGFIGWIGYLGAFVAGGPVGMILDKFGWESFFITLITCSAISIFFLAFLIKAKAYQEK from the coding sequence ATGTCTTTCGTCTGCAAAATTTTAAATAAATTTAAGCAACCAACAGCACTCCCAGAAGTGATAGATCCTAAAAAAATCGATATTGATTATAAATATTGGCGTATAAGAATTTTTTATTCAATGTATATTGGTTATGCCGTATACTACTTTACAAGAAAATCATTTACATTTGTAATGCCAAACATAGCAAGTGATTTACAACTTGATAAAGGAAGTCTTGGTTGGATTGGAAGCGTTTTGGCAATAAGTTATGGAATTAGTAAGTTTGTAAGTGGTATATTGTCTGATCGCGCAAATGCGCGCTATTTTATGGCCTTTGGCTTAATGGCAACAGGTGTATTAAATATATTATTTGGTTTGTCTTCCTATTTTTGGTTATTTGTATTTTTCTGGGCTTTAAATGGCTGGTTTCAAGGTTTTGGTTGGCCCCCTTGTGCAAAATTTTTGAGCTATTGGTATGCTCAATCAGAAAGAGGAAGATGGTGGGGAGTTTGGAATACCTCACATAATTTAGGAGGCGCCATCATTCCAATAATTATTGTTTTTCTCGCTAATATTTATGGTTGGCGATATGCAATGATGATAAATGGATTTTTTGCAATTTTAATAGGAATTTTTCTAGCAAATCGTTTGCGTGATACACCAGAAAGTCTGGGTCTTCCTTCAATAGAAAAATACAAAAATGAAGAAAAAAATATAATAAATGATCAAAATAATAAATCATTAAAAGAAATATTCTTTAAGTATATCTTTAAAAATAAGTATATTTGGCTATTAGCTTTTGCATATTTTTTTGTTTATATAGTTAGAATTGTTATGAATGACTGGACTATGCCTTATTTGATTGAGAAAAAAGGTTACAGTAATTCAACAACAGCAGGTACTGTTATTGCAGCATTTGAAGTAGGTGGTTTTTTTGGAAGTATAGTAGCTGGTTGGTTTTCTGACGTCATTTTTAAAGGTGGACGAGGTTATGTAAACTTTCTTTTTGCTTTACTAATGGGAATATTTATAGTCTTTTTCTGGCAATTAAGTGCAGGATATATTTGGTTAGATACTATTTTGGTTGGTGCCATAGGTTTTTTTGTTTTTGGTCCACAAATGTTAATAGGTATCGCAGCTGTTGAACTTTCTCATAAAAAAGCAGCAGCTACTTCAACTGGTTTTATAGGATGGATAGGTTATTTAGGAGCGTTTGTTGCAGGCGGCCCAGTAGGTATGATTTTAGATAAATTTGGTTGGGAAAGCTTTTTTATAACTCTAATAACATGTTCGGCTATCTCAATTTTTTTCCTAGCATTCCTTATAAAAGCAAAAGCCTATCAAGAAAAATAA
- a CDS encoding L,D-transpeptidase family protein, with the protein MKSFIIFIKYFILIFIVINIQQFIFGLNLEINGVRGESNCTAKINNKTYSCVLGKNSTTSNKKEGDLSTPLGKYPIRKIFYREDRIGNKINSLKIPLQKIQKDDGWCDDPQSPHYNKYIKLPFPYSHENLWRDDHLYDIILVIGYNDEPVVKAKGSAIFLHVKSSTTKSTAGCVAFSEKDLIEILENLDSSSQIIIQ; encoded by the coding sequence ATGAAATCTTTCATCATTTTTATTAAATATTTCATCTTAATTTTTATTGTCATCAATATTCAGCAATTCATTTTCGGTCTAAATTTAGAAATCAATGGAGTACGTGGAGAATCTAATTGTACTGCCAAAATAAATAATAAAACATATTCTTGCGTTTTAGGAAAAAACAGTACGACTTCAAATAAAAAAGAAGGTGACTTGTCCACGCCGTTAGGAAAATATCCTATTAGAAAAATCTTTTATAGAGAAGACAGAATAGGTAATAAAATTAATAGTTTAAAAATTCCCCTTCAAAAAATACAGAAAGATGATGGTTGGTGCGATGATCCTCAATCGCCCCATTATAATAAATATATAAAACTTCCTTTCCCTTATTCTCACGAAAATTTATGGCGAGATGATCACCTTTATGATATTATTTTAGTCATAGGATATAATGACGAGCCTGTTGTCAAAGCTAAGGGAAGTGCAATATTTTTACATGTAAAATCTTCTACGACCAAATCAACTGCGGGTTGTGTTGCCTTTAGTGAAAAAGATTTAATTGAAATATTAGAAAATTTAGACTCTTCATCACAGATCATAATCCAATGA
- the folE2 gene encoding GTP cyclohydrolase FolE2 translates to MQDTQATPDQRMVKIAKVGITEVNYPILFEDLNQTTQSVLPSTANFSFFVELPAHKKGTHMSRFPSVLYEFGSHLNLQKLEQMAEEINNRLESSKAYIKTSFQYFYEKEAPISKIKGITNVDVTVEVSSNLNTKMNEIILQVKVPIKSLCPCSKAISEYGAHSQRSFITLKLWQPTLSIHDCIDIAELSASSAVYPILKRVDEKFVTEKAYNTPRFVEDLVREAAIHLKEKDNKLKFEITAENFESIHNHNAWAQVMSEDLF, encoded by the coding sequence ATGCAAGATACTCAAGCAACTCCTGATCAAAGAATGGTAAAAATAGCTAAAGTTGGGATTACTGAAGTAAATTATCCCATCCTTTTTGAAGATCTAAATCAAACAACACAAAGTGTTTTACCATCAACTGCAAATTTCTCTTTTTTTGTTGAGCTACCCGCCCATAAAAAAGGAACTCATATGAGCCGTTTTCCAAGTGTTCTTTATGAATTTGGTTCTCACTTAAACCTTCAAAAACTTGAACAAATGGCAGAAGAAATCAATAATCGCTTGGAAAGTTCCAAAGCTTATATTAAAACCTCCTTTCAATATTTTTATGAAAAAGAAGCACCTATATCTAAAATTAAAGGCATAACAAATGTCGATGTTACTGTTGAGGTGAGCTCAAATCTTAACACAAAAATGAATGAAATTATTTTACAGGTAAAAGTTCCCATCAAAAGTCTTTGCCCTTGTAGTAAAGCAATTTCTGAATACGGAGCACATAGTCAACGTAGTTTTATTACACTAAAACTTTGGCAACCCACACTTTCTATTCATGATTGCATTGATATTGCAGAATTATCAGCAAGTTCTGCAGTATATCCAATTTTAAAAAGAGTAGATGAAAAATTTGTTACTGAAAAAGCATATAACACTCCTAGATTTGTAGAAGATTTAGTTCGTGAAGCGGCTATTCACCTAAAAGAAAAAGATAACAAATTAAAATTTGAGATCACTGCTGAAAATTTTGAATCGATTCATAATCATAATGCGTGGGCACAAGTGATGAGTGAAGACTTATTTTGA
- a CDS encoding OsmC family protein → MSNLFKGQLAAPQTTEITHINSGATIKTTAPKDNGGDGSLFSPTDLFCASLGACGTTIMSMFATDHAIPLSNIKFEVEKIMQSAPRKVAKIIVKYFIHSNCSDDQFKRLIAAGKACPVKLTIQECVEIEESYIRV, encoded by the coding sequence ATGTCTAATCTATTTAAAGGTCAGTTAGCAGCACCTCAGACAACTGAAATAACACATATCAACTCAGGAGCTACCATAAAAACAACCGCACCTAAAGATAATGGTGGTGATGGAAGTCTTTTTTCTCCAACTGATTTATTTTGCGCTTCATTGGGGGCTTGTGGAACGACTATTATGTCAATGTTTGCCACCGATCATGCTATTCCATTGTCAAATATTAAATTTGAAGTTGAAAAAATAATGCAAAGTGCACCTAGAAAAGTAGCAAAAATTATTGTGAAGTATTTTATTCATTCGAATTGTAGTGATGACCAATTTAAACGTTTAATTGCAGCTGGTAAAGCCTGTCCAGTAAAATTAACAATTCAAGAATGTGTTGAAATTGAAGAAAGTTATATCAGGGTTTAA
- a CDS encoding metallophosphoesterase: protein MFLKMLFSITAALTVTLLGHYYLYLRIIYPLFGKNPFWISTFICLWAMTFFGFIILRLVPHFLRKIFETIMFIWMGTAFIFTVICILTSPLSVYLNYNNYSSKFLSFFVLALGLILTLFSIYQALKKPTVIKTEIPIRNNLPEIINELKFVVLSDIHVSGLIGRKKMRHLTEQVNSLKPDIIFITGDLMDGSLNQLKKEIAPLENLYAKHGIFYITGNHEYYSGPINWKKHFLEKFKWKVISNSSCSIEIESLNLNIIGIEDRHWLSYEKIPRKLDKRLHQAVMHLEQKGFKTENALNILLAHQPKDARLIPQFPFIDIQISGHTHGGQIWPLNYLVKKDQKYVKGLYRLNDQQQIYVNQGTGFWGPPMRLGTECEISLLTFKQQKYIKP, encoded by the coding sequence ATGTTTTTAAAAATGCTATTTTCTATAACTGCTGCCTTAACTGTAACCTTACTAGGTCATTATTATTTATATCTTAGAATAATTTATCCCCTTTTTGGAAAAAATCCTTTTTGGATATCAACATTTATTTGTTTATGGGCAATGACTTTTTTTGGTTTTATTATTTTACGTCTTGTTCCTCATTTTTTAAGAAAAATATTTGAAACCATAATGTTCATTTGGATGGGAACAGCTTTTATTTTTACAGTTATCTGTATTTTAACATCACCATTAAGTGTATATTTAAATTATAATAATTATAGTTCTAAATTTTTAAGTTTTTTTGTTCTTGCTTTAGGTTTAATTTTAACTTTATTTTCAATATACCAGGCTTTAAAAAAACCTACAGTGATAAAAACTGAAATTCCTATCAGAAATAATCTTCCTGAAATTATAAATGAATTAAAGTTTGTAGTATTAAGTGATATTCATGTTTCTGGGTTGATTGGTAGAAAAAAAATGCGTCATTTAACTGAACAAGTAAACAGTTTAAAACCAGATATTATATTTATAACAGGTGATTTAATGGATGGATCATTAAATCAACTCAAAAAAGAAATTGCACCTTTAGAAAATTTATATGCTAAGCATGGAATTTTCTATATCACAGGTAATCATGAATATTATAGCGGCCCTATAAATTGGAAAAAACATTTTCTGGAAAAATTCAAATGGAAAGTAATTTCAAATTCATCTTGCTCTATTGAAATTGAAAGTTTAAATTTAAATATAATAGGAATTGAAGATAGACACTGGCTTAGTTATGAAAAAATTCCAAGAAAACTTGATAAAAGACTGCATCAGGCCGTCATGCATTTAGAACAAAAAGGTTTTAAAACCGAAAATGCTCTAAATATTTTACTTGCGCACCAACCTAAGGATGCAAGGCTTATACCCCAATTTCCATTTATTGACATTCAAATTTCAGGGCACACTCATGGTGGGCAAATCTGGCCATTAAATTATTTAGTTAAAAAAGATCAAAAATATGTGAAAGGTCTTTACAGATTAAACGATCAGCAACAGATTTATGTAAATCAAGGTACTGGTTTTTGGGGGCCGCCAATGCGTTTAGGTACTGAATGTGAAATATCATTATTAACTTTTAAACAACAAAAGTATATTAAACCCTGA
- a CDS encoding type II secretion system minor pseudopilin — protein MAIIVKLIVKKILKKYDQGFALIFVLVFVAMIMGVIGDIVYQTQVGARGAIEERNGLDAQASAISGIEFAKIMLNMNQLAAKYEGNPLIPIPKNMYSLINGQPIGSSGLAKLEELSGGNFTKAISPKIQEALKAIPGYFVLNITSENSKLNLNLLQANLSADAQKAFLRIFAYPDAAKVLEMYGYTPQQMVDNLAAYIKKSNTNGYQQTGALAAYSELGLKYKPKNGALESLEELRRIPGFHIDDIYNIFSPYFTIWPISGKNKSLNINSAPIELIAALLTPPGQEINEQDWDRFELKKEKEKFKDNPKDWLSKNISGYKDTQDTDKITDLLFGNTDNIFRIESRGVVNGVEKTLVVVVQMDDNKSSGNKNQANDKNQANDKNKANDKNQTNDKNQAGDKNKDGNKNQPDDKNQQSDKNQKKDGSFQILYSMWK, from the coding sequence ATGGCAATAATAGTTAAATTAATTGTCAAAAAAATACTAAAAAAATACGACCAAGGTTTTGCTCTAATATTTGTTCTTGTATTTGTAGCAATGATAATGGGTGTTATTGGTGATATTGTTTATCAAACCCAAGTTGGCGCAAGAGGTGCTATCGAAGAACGTAATGGTTTAGATGCTCAAGCAAGTGCAATATCTGGGATTGAATTTGCAAAAATAATGCTTAATATGAACCAACTTGCAGCTAAATATGAAGGTAATCCATTAATTCCAATTCCAAAAAATATGTATTCTTTGATCAATGGACAACCAATTGGATCTTCTGGTTTAGCAAAATTAGAAGAACTGTCTGGAGGAAATTTTACCAAAGCAATTTCACCAAAAATACAAGAAGCTTTAAAAGCAATTCCAGGATATTTTGTATTGAATATAACTTCTGAAAATTCAAAATTAAATTTAAATTTATTGCAAGCGAATTTATCCGCCGACGCACAAAAAGCTTTCCTTAGAATATTTGCGTACCCAGATGCTGCAAAAGTTTTAGAAATGTATGGATATACTCCACAACAGATGGTTGACAATCTAGCAGCATATATCAAAAAATCGAATACTAATGGCTATCAACAGACAGGAGCACTGGCAGCATATTCAGAGTTAGGATTAAAATATAAACCCAAAAATGGAGCACTTGAAAGTTTAGAAGAATTGAGAAGAATTCCAGGTTTCCATATAGATGACATTTATAATATATTTTCCCCATATTTCACAATTTGGCCTATCTCAGGCAAAAATAAAAGTCTAAATATAAATTCTGCACCTATTGAATTAATTGCTGCATTATTGACGCCCCCAGGTCAAGAAATCAATGAGCAAGATTGGGATCGTTTTGAATTAAAAAAAGAAAAAGAAAAATTTAAAGATAATCCCAAAGACTGGTTATCAAAAAATATTAGTGGCTATAAAGATACTCAAGATACCGATAAGATAACAGATCTGCTTTTTGGAAATACTGACAATATTTTTAGAATTGAATCTAGAGGGGTCGTCAATGGGGTTGAAAAAACTCTTGTTGTTGTCGTTCAAATGGATGATAACAAATCTTCTGGAAATAAAAATCAAGCTAATGATAAAAACCAAGCCAATGACAAAAATAAGGCTAATGATAAAAACCAAACAAATGACAAGAATCAAGCTGGAGACAAAAATAAGGACGGGAACAAAAACCAACCCGATGATAAAAATCAGCAAAGCGATAAAAATCAAAAGAAAGACGGAAGTTTTCAAATACTATACTCAATGTGGAAATAG
- a CDS encoding prepilin-type N-terminal cleavage/methylation domain-containing protein produces the protein MQITIIKKQEGFTLIEIVLAISILATIGMLTINILTNQIETREKVTAHNSVQHAINMAMDKIYSDIQSSYVSNPNDLASLNLSVRAVPPKFSFKNENLILAVQNFRSLLGNSTQSNLAYVRYYIRPNNKDSKKLELIRVVDTDMVENIENSGVGFQEVLVPDLKSFSLEFWNGNEYQKEWDSSANDTQNKIPKLVKIHLETYFPESSSEKQILDLSPNTKKERRSFALDTIAYVLSSNGAQEVTEPSSGDFKWQ, from the coding sequence ATGCAAATTACAATTATTAAGAAACAAGAAGGATTTACGTTGATAGAAATTGTTTTAGCTATTTCTATTTTAGCAACAATTGGGATGTTAACTATTAATATTTTGACAAATCAAATTGAAACCCGCGAAAAAGTAACAGCACACAATTCTGTGCAACACGCTATCAATATGGCGATGGATAAAATTTATAGTGACATTCAAAGTTCTTATGTATCTAATCCTAATGATTTAGCTTCGCTTAATTTATCTGTTCGAGCTGTTCCACCAAAGTTTAGTTTTAAAAATGAAAATCTAATACTCGCTGTTCAAAATTTTAGATCTTTACTTGGAAATTCTACTCAAAGTAACTTGGCGTATGTCCGTTACTATATTAGACCTAATAATAAAGATTCAAAAAAACTTGAACTCATTAGAGTTGTTGATACTGATATGGTTGAAAATATAGAAAACTCTGGAGTTGGATTTCAAGAAGTCTTGGTTCCTGATTTAAAAAGTTTTTCTTTAGAATTTTGGAATGGAAATGAATATCAAAAAGAATGGGATAGCTCTGCAAATGACACGCAAAATAAAATACCCAAACTGGTAAAAATTCATTTAGAAACTTATTTCCCTGAATCTAGCTCAGAAAAACAAATTCTCGATCTTTCTCCAAACACAAAAAAAGAAAGAAGAAGCTTTGCTTTAGACACTATTGCATATGTTTTAAGCAGCAATGGTGCTCAAGAAGTAACAGAACCTTCATCGGGAGATTTCAAATGGCAATAA